The following proteins are co-located in the Solenopsis invicta isolate M01_SB chromosome 7, UNIL_Sinv_3.0, whole genome shotgun sequence genome:
- the LOC105199791 gene encoding guanine nucleotide-binding protein G(i) subunit alpha, whose product MGCAVSTTGEKEAAERSKKIDKDLRADGERAAGEVKLLLLGAGESGKSTIVKQMKIIHETGYSKEECEQYTPVVYSNTIQSLMTIIRAMGDLRIDFAEPSKADMARQFFTLASAAEEGELTGELVLLMKRLWQDPGLQLCFARSREYQLNDSAAYYLNALDRITQHNYIPTQQDVLRTRVKTTGIVETHFSFKGLHFKMFDVGGQRSERKKWIHCFEGVTAIIFCVALSGYDLVLAEDEEMNRMIESMKLFDSICNSKWFVETSIILFLNKKDLFEEKITRSPLTICFPEYKGSNTYEECASYIQMKFENLNKRKDQKQIYTHFTCATDTSNIQFVFDAVTDVIIKNNLSNCGLLS is encoded by the exons ATGGGCTGCGCCGTGAGCACCACCGGCGAGAAGGAGGCCGCCGAGCGGTCCAAGAAGATCGACAAGGACCTCCGCGCTGATGGCGAGCGCGCCGCCGGCGAGGTCAAGCTCCTGTTGCTCG GTGCTGGGGAGTCGGGCAAGTCCACGATAGTGAAGCAAATGAAAATTATTCACGAGACTGGCTACAGTAAAGAGGAATGCGAGCAATACACCCCAGTGGTATACAGCAACACAATACAAAGTCTAATGACGATAATCAGGGCCATGGGGGATCTTAGAATCGACTTTGCTGAACCTAGTAAAGCG GATATGGCGCGGCAATTTTTCACCCTAGCATCGGCGGCGGAGGAGGGCGAGCTGACTGGGGAACTAGTGCTATTAATGAAGCGATTATGGCAGGACCCGGGGCTGCAGCTCTGTTTCGCGCGTAGCAGGGAATACCAGCTCAACGATTCGGCAGCGTACTACCTTAACGCACTTGACCGCATAACGCAACATAATTACATCCCGACGCAGCAGGATGTTCTGCGAACGCGCGTCAAAACCACCGGAATCGTGGAGACACATTTCTCTTTCAAGGGCCTACACTTCAA AATGTTCGACGTTGGCGGCCAGCGGTCCGAGAGAAAGAAGTGGATACATTGTTTCGAGGGTGTTACTGCAATCATTTTTTGCGTCGCTCTGAGTGGCTATGACCTGGTGTTGGCGGAAGATGAGGAGATGAATCGGATGATAGAATCGATGAAACTGTTCGACTCGATTTGTAATAGCAAGTGGTTTGTCGAAACATCGATCATATTGTTCCTGAATAAAAAAGACCTGTTCGAAGAGAAGATCACCAGGAGCCCGCTCACCATCTGCTTTCCGGAGTACAAAGGGTCCAATACTTACGAGGAGTGTGCTTCTTACATCCAGATGAAGTTCGAAAATTTGAACAAAAGAAAAGATCAGAAGCAGATCTATACGCACTTCACGTGCGCTACAGACACGTCTAATATACAGTTTGTGTTCGATGCCGTGACCGACGTAATAATCAAGAACAACTTGAGTAATTGCGGATTATTGAGTTAA